The following proteins are encoded in a genomic region of Nitratireductor sp. GISD-1A_MAKvit:
- a CDS encoding GNAT family N-acetyltransferase, whose translation MRAAQLFAEHGFHGLAATPATAPDAFHRLASQNHTLVAEHHIDGAAGFAICDQIGSFLHLKELSVAPEHGRKGLGSALLRAVIAESVSRGLTGVSLSTFRDVPFNAPFYARHGFAEQPLARVPDALRERFFDEVPEGIAAETRLLMLRRNNHIQHNA comes from the coding sequence GTGCGTGCTGCGCAGCTTTTCGCGGAGCACGGATTTCACGGTCTGGCAGCCACCCCGGCCACCGCACCGGATGCCTTCCACCGACTTGCCTCGCAGAACCATACACTGGTGGCCGAGCATCACATCGACGGTGCCGCCGGTTTCGCCATTTGCGATCAGATCGGTTCCTTCCTTCACCTCAAGGAGCTTTCGGTGGCGCCCGAGCACGGACGGAAGGGGCTCGGAAGTGCGCTGCTGCGCGCGGTTATTGCCGAAAGTGTCTCTCGCGGACTGACGGGCGTATCGCTCAGCACATTCAGAGACGTGCCGTTCAACGCACCGTTTTACGCGCGCCATGGCTTTGCGGAGCAACCGCTTGCTCGCGTTCCCGACGCTCTCAGGGAGCGGTTTTTCGATGAGGTCCCCGAAGGAATTGCGGCAGAAACCCGCCTATTGATGCTGCGCCGCAACAATCATATCCAGCACAACGCATGA
- a CDS encoding polyhydroxyalkanoate depolymerase, which produces MYYQLYEFNHAALQPARAYADAIRLFYSNPLNPFAETYLGRTLAASAEVFERSTRRYTKPAFGLTETSIDGTQVAVREQTVWSQPFCNVVRFKRDLPKGANPGPRILMVAPMSGHYATLLRGTVETMLPHADVYITDWADARMVPVADGTFDLDDYIDYLIDIFDHLGPDTHVMAVCQPSVPVLAAIALMEARGAKSPPASMTLMGGPIDTRKNPTAVNELAEQKDISWFRDNVIMPVPWPNPGFMRQVYPGFLQLSGFMSMNLDRHITAHKDFFMHLVKNDGDSAEKHRDFYDEYLAVMDLTAEFYLQTVETVFIRHDLPRGQMQHRGDPVDPGAIRRVALLTVEGENDDISGVGQTKAAHDLCVNIPDEMRHHYMQPAVGHYGVFNGSRFRSEIAPRILDFMHRNSPAKGRTAVKKPGRASSRKGS; this is translated from the coding sequence ATGTATTATCAACTTTATGAATTCAACCATGCCGCGCTTCAGCCGGCCCGGGCATATGCAGATGCCATTCGGCTGTTTTACAGCAATCCGCTAAACCCTTTCGCCGAAACTTATCTTGGCCGCACGCTGGCCGCCAGTGCCGAGGTGTTCGAGCGCAGTACACGCCGCTATACCAAGCCCGCGTTCGGTCTGACAGAAACTTCGATCGACGGTACGCAGGTGGCAGTGCGCGAGCAGACGGTCTGGTCGCAGCCATTCTGCAACGTCGTCCGCTTCAAGCGCGATCTGCCGAAAGGCGCCAATCCGGGACCGAGGATCCTGATGGTCGCGCCAATGTCGGGCCACTATGCAACGCTCCTGCGCGGCACGGTGGAGACCATGCTCCCCCACGCGGATGTCTATATCACCGACTGGGCCGATGCACGGATGGTTCCGGTTGCAGACGGCACGTTTGATCTCGATGATTACATCGATTATCTGATCGACATCTTCGACCATCTGGGGCCCGACACGCATGTGATGGCGGTTTGTCAGCCTTCCGTCCCGGTCCTTGCGGCCATCGCGCTGATGGAAGCGCGTGGTGCGAAGAGCCCTCCCGCCAGCATGACCCTGATGGGTGGGCCGATTGACACCCGCAAGAATCCGACTGCCGTGAACGAGCTGGCTGAGCAGAAAGACATTTCCTGGTTCCGCGACAATGTGATCATGCCGGTGCCATGGCCCAATCCCGGCTTCATGCGACAGGTCTATCCGGGTTTCCTTCAGCTTTCCGGCTTCATGAGCATGAATCTTGATCGCCATATCACCGCGCACAAGGACTTTTTCATGCACCTGGTGAAGAATGACGGCGATTCTGCCGAAAAACACCGCGACTTCTATGACGAGTATCTCGCCGTCATGGATCTGACGGCCGAGTTCTATCTGCAGACGGTGGAAACCGTTTTCATCCGCCACGATCTTCCGCGCGGTCAGATGCAGCACCGCGGCGACCCGGTGGACCCGGGCGCAATTCGCCGCGTGGCGCTGCTGACGGTGGAAGGGGAGAATGACGACATTTCGGGTGTCGGCCAGACAAAGGCCGCGCATGACCTGTGCGTCAACATTCCCGACGAGATGCGTCACCATTACATGCAGCCGGCAGTCGGCCATTATGGCGTGTTCAATGGCTCACGCTTCCGCTCGGAGATCGCACCCCGCATTCTGGACTTCATGCACAGGAATTCTCCTGCCAAGGGAAGAACTGCAGTGAAAAAACCGGGCAGGGCTTCATCGCGAAAGGGCAGCTGA
- a CDS encoding transglutaminase-like cysteine peptidase encodes MTMPAGATGLMETGELTSQPIGHYEFCKANPAECSIRMRDRGPEHVTRTLWATISRVNAEVNGKIQPMNDIDIYGAEEVWTYPSTGVGDCEDYVLEKRRALHRAGLSLSNLLITVVRKPNGEGHAVLTVRTDRGDFVLDNLNDTVKLWSATNYRYLKRQASNHTGRWVSLREGNNPVVGAVSE; translated from the coding sequence ATGACGATGCCCGCCGGAGCGACTGGATTGATGGAGACCGGCGAGCTGACGTCTCAGCCGATCGGACATTACGAGTTCTGCAAGGCAAACCCGGCGGAATGCTCCATCCGGATGCGAGACCGCGGTCCCGAGCATGTTACCAGAACTCTCTGGGCGACCATTTCGCGCGTGAATGCGGAAGTGAACGGCAAAATCCAGCCGATGAACGATATCGACATCTACGGCGCCGAGGAAGTCTGGACCTATCCCTCCACCGGTGTCGGTGACTGCGAAGACTATGTGCTGGAAAAGCGCCGGGCGCTGCACAGGGCCGGGCTTTCCCTTTCCAACCTTCTGATTACGGTGGTCCGAAAGCCCAATGGCGAAGGCCATGCAGTGCTGACGGTCCGCACGGACCGTGGTGATTTCGTGCTCGACAATCTGAATGACACCGTGAAGCTGTGGAGCGCCACCAACTATCGCTACCTCAAGCGACAGGCGAGCAACCACACGGGTCGATGGGTGAGCCTGCGAGAGGGCAACAACCCGGTTGTGGGTGCCGTCAGCGAATAA
- a CDS encoding ArsR/SmtB family transcription factor, whose product MTPSHDTLFRTLADPTRRALFERLCREGDLTVAVLTAGARVSQPAVSKHLGVLKRAGLVHDRQEGRQTHYSARLEALTPLNDWTREMKSFWQSRFDEMEDLLNRMDQ is encoded by the coding sequence ATGACACCGTCTCACGACACGCTTTTTCGCACACTGGCCGACCCGACGCGGCGGGCGCTCTTTGAGCGGCTATGCCGCGAGGGTGACCTGACCGTCGCTGTTCTGACGGCGGGTGCCCGCGTGTCGCAGCCGGCGGTTTCCAAGCATCTAGGGGTGTTGAAGCGTGCCGGCCTCGTGCACGACCGTCAGGAGGGACGTCAGACACATTACAGCGCTCGGCTTGAGGCACTCACCCCGCTGAACGATTGGACACGGGAAATGAAGAGCTTCTGGCAAAGCCGTTTCGACGAGATGGAAGACCTCCTCAACAGGATGGACCAATGA
- a CDS encoding SRPBCC domain-containing protein, producing the protein MTDTRGETRSVVVEREIPHPPEKIWRALTQPHLIAEWLMKNDFEAREGHRFSLSADWGRVDCTVLVLEPHRALSYAWDTKDLRSVVTWTLTPTTNGTRLRMEQEGFGAEQKSYYQGATVGWPRFISELERVVEQFG; encoded by the coding sequence ATGACAGACACCAGAGGCGAGACCCGCTCGGTGGTGGTGGAACGCGAGATTCCGCATCCTCCAGAAAAGATCTGGCGCGCACTGACACAGCCGCACCTGATCGCCGAATGGTTGATGAAAAACGATTTCGAGGCCCGGGAAGGCCATCGCTTCAGCCTTAGTGCCGATTGGGGGCGGGTGGACTGCACTGTGCTGGTGCTCGAACCGCACAGGGCGCTGTCCTATGCCTGGGACACGAAAGACCTGCGGAGCGTTGTTACCTGGACGCTCACGCCCACCACGAACGGAACGCGGCTGAGGATGGAGCAAGAGGGCTTCGGGGCCGAACAGAAATCCTACTATCAGGGGGCGACGGTTGGTTGGCCACGTTTCATTTCGGAGCTTGAACGGGTTGTGGAGCAATTTGGCTGA
- a CDS encoding recombinase family protein, with protein sequence MAIAGKGQQSIAETLNREGVPVFGRGKHWHRSYVKKMLGNPAVIGQFTPHRMEIINGKRVRVPAEPVEDYFPQAVSREVFEQVAALASGRSAPSKTEGAMANILAGLAKCPRCGSTMTRVNKGGKKGGHPYLICTRAKAGAGCTYRKVRLDHVTRAIIDNAGYLIGELPSPEADLQAQWDQLSLAHDVMGDEIERVVQAIAEAGHSPALLNRLRATEAERDRIANELSSVATRMADTITNRIANTGTALLDAVGEQPHDIPKVNAVLRQLFGKVVVDYRSGSLVFHWNHVPDAATSIVYGWPTETDDDDGIIPATSLPPS encoded by the coding sequence ATGGCAATTGCCGGCAAGGGGCAGCAGTCCATTGCCGAGACGCTAAATCGCGAAGGGGTTCCGGTTTTCGGTCGGGGGAAGCACTGGCACCGTTCCTACGTCAAAAAGATGCTGGGCAATCCCGCTGTCATCGGACAGTTCACGCCTCACCGCATGGAAATTATCAATGGCAAGCGAGTCCGTGTCCCCGCCGAGCCAGTAGAAGACTACTTCCCGCAGGCCGTCAGCCGCGAGGTTTTTGAACAGGTGGCAGCCCTCGCGAGCGGGCGCAGTGCGCCGTCGAAAACCGAAGGGGCGATGGCTAACATACTGGCAGGGCTTGCGAAGTGTCCGAGGTGTGGTTCCACCATGACGCGCGTCAACAAGGGCGGGAAGAAGGGCGGCCACCCCTATCTCATTTGCACGAGGGCCAAAGCAGGCGCGGGCTGCACATACCGCAAGGTCCGCCTAGACCACGTAACAAGGGCGATCATTGATAATGCGGGTTATCTCATTGGGGAACTTCCCTCCCCCGAGGCAGACCTGCAAGCGCAATGGGACCAGCTATCTCTAGCCCATGACGTGATGGGCGATGAGATCGAGCGGGTCGTTCAGGCCATAGCAGAGGCCGGACACTCGCCTGCATTGCTCAACCGCCTACGGGCAACAGAGGCCGAGCGTGATCGGATAGCGAACGAACTATCCTCCGTCGCAACAAGAATGGCCGACACCATCACAAACCGCATCGCCAATACGGGCACCGCTCTGTTGGACGCCGTGGGCGAGCAGCCACACGATATTCCGAAGGTCAATGCGGTTCTCCGTCAGCTATTTGGGAAAGTCGTGGTGGACTATCGGAGCGGAAGCCTTGTCTTCCACTGGAATCACGTCCCCGATGCAGCCACGAGCATTGTCTATGGATGGCCCACGGAAACGGACGACGATGACGGGATAATCCCAGCGACATCTTTGCCCCCCTCGTAG